One genomic window of Streptomyces sp. NBC_01498 includes the following:
- a CDS encoding molybdopterin-dependent oxidoreductase has protein sequence MGRLRTPPGGPPSGGPLPGGLPPSGPPPVRAGTFALRGELGRPATLTVADLRRGWRQHRADVVFDCANSGPRHHTFQGPLLREVVTDARPEFDVRRRRDRSRFLLSVTGGDGHHTVLSWGEIDPDFGAVPALLATTLDGAPLDLMGSQLVVPTDCCGARYISAVTSVWVGTCHVPV, from the coding sequence ATGGGCCGACTCCGAACACCGCCCGGCGGTCCTCCGTCCGGTGGTCCTTTGCCCGGCGGTCTGCCACCCAGCGGTCCTCCGCCCGTACGGGCGGGGACCTTCGCCCTGCGTGGTGAGCTGGGGCGGCCCGCGACGCTGACCGTCGCAGATCTGCGCCGGGGCTGGCGGCAGCACCGTGCGGACGTGGTCTTCGACTGCGCGAACTCCGGACCGCGTCACCACACCTTCCAGGGGCCCCTGTTGCGCGAAGTCGTCACCGACGCGCGGCCGGAGTTCGACGTGCGGCGCCGCCGCGACCGCTCCCGTTTCCTGCTGTCGGTCACCGGCGGGGACGGGCATCACACGGTGCTGTCCTGGGGCGAGATCGACCCCGACTTCGGCGCGGTGCCCGCCCTGCTCGCCACCACGCTCGACGGCGCCCCACTGGACCTGATGGGCAGTCAGCTGGTGGTGCCGACCGACTGCTGCGGTGCCCGTTACATCAGCGCCGTCACCAGCGTCTGGGTCGGCACGTGTCACGTCCCCGTATGA
- a CDS encoding TOBE domain-containing protein, with product MQSYTIGQAARLLGVSVDTARRWADAGRVATHRDEGGRRLVDGRDLAAFSIEVGQSGNGAEEETPYSSARNAFPGIVTAVKLGDVAAQVEIQAGPHRLVSLLTREAVEELGLEVGMRATARVKSTSVHIDRV from the coding sequence ATGCAGTCCTACACAATCGGTCAGGCGGCACGCCTGCTCGGCGTCAGTGTCGACACCGCTCGCCGCTGGGCCGACGCCGGGCGGGTCGCCACCCATCGCGACGAGGGCGGGCGCCGGCTCGTCGACGGCCGGGACCTCGCCGCGTTCTCGATCGAGGTCGGCCAGAGCGGCAACGGCGCCGAGGAGGAGACCCCGTACAGCTCCGCCCGCAACGCCTTCCCGGGCATCGTCACCGCCGTCAAGCTCGGCGACGTCGCGGCCCAGGTGGAGATCCAGGCCGGCCCGCACCGGCTCGTCTCGCTCCTGACCAGGGAGGCCGTGGAGGAGCTGGGCCTTGAGGTCGGGATGCGGGCCACCGCCCGCGTGAAGTCGACCAGCGTGCACATCGACCGTGTCTGA
- the modA gene encoding molybdate ABC transporter substrate-binding protein, translated as MSFTFSTAVRRAAATALAGALLVPLTACGGGDSDGDGAKPTASLSGTPKSNLTVLAASSLTDVFATAGAAYEKKNPGTKVTFSFAGSQELAAQVQQGAPADALVTADTKTMDGLKGETGTPTVIAKNRLVIATGEGNPEKIENLKDLADTKLKVVLAAPEVPVGRYSEQVLDAQKIKVKPVSEEPNVRAVLSKVELGEADAGIVYATDAATATDKVDAIEIPDAQNAVAEYPAATLTSSRYGDAAAAFVAWLSTPEAQKILQDAGFQQP; from the coding sequence ATGTCCTTCACCTTCAGCACCGCCGTCCGGCGCGCCGCCGCCACCGCACTGGCCGGGGCCCTGCTCGTCCCGCTCACCGCGTGCGGCGGCGGTGACAGCGACGGCGACGGCGCCAAGCCGACCGCGTCCCTGAGCGGCACCCCCAAGTCCAACCTGACCGTGCTCGCCGCGTCGTCGCTCACCGACGTCTTCGCCACGGCCGGTGCCGCGTACGAGAAGAAGAACCCCGGCACCAAGGTCACGTTCTCCTTCGCCGGCTCGCAGGAACTCGCCGCACAGGTCCAGCAGGGCGCCCCCGCCGACGCGCTGGTCACCGCCGACACCAAGACCATGGACGGCCTGAAGGGCGAGACCGGGACTCCCACCGTCATCGCCAAGAACCGGCTCGTCATCGCCACCGGCGAGGGCAACCCGGAGAAGATCGAGAACCTCAAGGACCTCGCCGACACCAAGCTGAAGGTCGTCCTCGCCGCGCCCGAGGTCCCGGTCGGCCGCTACAGCGAGCAGGTCCTCGACGCGCAGAAGATCAAGGTGAAGCCGGTCTCGGAGGAGCCCAACGTCCGCGCCGTCCTCAGCAAGGTCGAACTCGGCGAGGCGGACGCCGGGATCGTGTACGCGACGGACGCCGCCACCGCCACCGACAAGGTCGACGCGATCGAGATCCCCGACGCGCAGAACGCCGTCGCCGAATACCCGGCCGCCACCCTCACCTCGTCCCGCTACGGCGACGCGGCGGCGGCGTTCGTGGCCTGGCTCAGCACCCCCGAGGCGCAGAAGATCCTCCAGGACGCGGGCTTCCAGCAGCCGTAA
- a CDS encoding ABC transporter permease: MIRRRPTRRAPGRTRTPVTLAVPALLAVAFLLLPLVGILARTSWGEVGTHLTSPATVEALELSLLVSFWALALSLVLGVPLAWLLARVDFPGKAFVRSLVLLPMVLPPTVGGVALLLAFGRRGLLGPWMEDTFGITLPFHTSGAVVAATFVAMPFLVISLEGALGGLRPRYEETAASLGASPVRVFATVTLPMVAPGLVAGAALTWARALGEFGATITFAGNLPGTTQTLPLQVYLLLQSSPEAATSVSLLLLFIAMAVLIALRGRWTGTPRPAPGSGKPAVPPKDDENPPGEAADTLPPTARELCSLHADVTGFTHLTLDAEPGTTIAVVGPNGAGKTTLLRALLGLTPRAHAALRLGAVDVTALPPHRRGVAWVPQDGALFPHLSALGNTAYGLRAQGVGRAEARRTAQLWLDRLGVGGLAHRKPAQVSGGQAQRVALARALATRPRLLLLDEPLAALDQTTRVRVRHTLRGHLEGFGGVCLMVTHDPVEAVSLADRVLVLDEGRVVQDAPPAEVARHPRSPWVARMLGRNAWPGTATADGLALTGGGTLIVADPLPPGTRALATVAPEAVSVHRDRPGGSPRNVWPGTVREITSSGGRLRVLITSERAPDLVAEITPGAAAELGLAEGVPVWTSVKATEVTVVTL; this comes from the coding sequence ATGATCCGCCGCCGTCCCACCCGCCGGGCCCCGGGCCGCACCCGTACCCCCGTCACGCTCGCCGTCCCCGCGCTGCTCGCCGTCGCGTTCCTGCTGCTGCCGCTCGTCGGGATCCTCGCCCGCACCTCCTGGGGCGAGGTCGGTACGCATCTGACCAGCCCCGCGACCGTGGAGGCACTGGAACTCTCCCTCCTCGTCTCCTTCTGGGCGCTCGCCCTCTCCCTGGTCCTCGGGGTGCCGCTCGCCTGGCTGCTGGCACGGGTCGACTTCCCCGGCAAGGCGTTCGTCCGGTCCCTGGTGCTGCTGCCGATGGTGCTGCCGCCCACGGTCGGCGGGGTCGCGCTGCTGCTCGCGTTCGGGCGGCGCGGACTGCTCGGACCCTGGATGGAGGACACGTTCGGCATCACCCTGCCGTTCCACACGTCGGGCGCGGTGGTGGCGGCCACCTTCGTCGCGATGCCGTTCCTCGTCATCAGCCTCGAAGGGGCGCTGGGCGGACTGCGCCCCCGTTACGAGGAGACCGCCGCCTCCCTCGGCGCCTCGCCGGTACGGGTGTTCGCCACCGTCACCCTGCCGATGGTCGCCCCCGGACTGGTCGCCGGGGCCGCGCTGACCTGGGCGCGGGCGCTCGGCGAGTTCGGTGCGACGATCACCTTCGCGGGCAATCTGCCCGGCACCACGCAGACGCTGCCACTCCAGGTGTATCTGCTGCTCCAGAGCTCACCGGAGGCGGCGACCTCGGTCTCCCTGCTGCTCCTGTTCATCGCCATGGCCGTGCTGATCGCGCTGCGCGGGCGCTGGACCGGCACCCCGCGCCCCGCCCCCGGGTCCGGGAAACCCGCCGTGCCGCCGAAGGACGACGAGAATCCGCCCGGGGAGGCGGCGGACACGCTCCCGCCCACCGCCCGCGAACTCTGCTCGCTGCACGCCGACGTCACCGGATTCACCCACCTCACGCTCGACGCCGAACCCGGCACCACCATCGCCGTCGTCGGCCCCAACGGCGCCGGCAAGACCACCCTCCTGCGTGCCCTCCTCGGACTGACCCCCCGCGCGCACGCCGCCCTGCGCCTCGGCGCCGTCGACGTCACCGCGCTCCCGCCGCACCGCCGGGGCGTCGCCTGGGTGCCCCAGGACGGCGCGCTCTTCCCGCACCTCAGCGCCCTGGGCAACACGGCGTACGGGCTCCGCGCCCAGGGCGTCGGCCGCGCCGAGGCCCGCCGCACCGCCCAACTCTGGCTCGACCGGCTCGGGGTGGGCGGGCTCGCCCACCGCAAGCCCGCCCAGGTCTCCGGCGGGCAGGCCCAACGCGTCGCACTGGCACGGGCGTTGGCGACCCGTCCCCGGCTGCTGCTGCTCGACGAACCACTGGCCGCGCTCGACCAGACGACCCGTGTCCGCGTACGGCACACCCTGCGCGGCCATCTCGAAGGCTTCGGCGGTGTCTGTCTGATGGTCACTCATGACCCGGTGGAGGCGGTGTCGTTGGCGGACCGCGTGCTGGTGCTGGACGAGGGCCGGGTCGTGCAGGACGCGCCGCCCGCCGAGGTCGCCCGCCATCCCCGCTCGCCGTGGGTGGCCCGGATGCTCGGCCGCAACGCCTGGCCCGGGACCGCGACCGCCGACGGGCTCGCCCTCACCGGCGGCGGCACGCTGATCGTCGCGGACCCGCTGCCGCCGGGCACCCGCGCGCTGGCGACCGTCGCGCCGGAGGCCGTGTCCGTGCACCGCGACCGGCCGGGCGGCAGCCCCCGTAACGTCTGGCCCGGCACCGTACGCGAGATCACCTCCAGCGGCGGCCGGCTCCGGGTGCTGATCACCTCGGAGCGGGCCCCGGACCTCGTCGCCGAGATCACCCCGGGCGCCGCCGCCGAACTCGGGCTCGCCGAGGGGGTACCGGTGTGGACGAGCGTGAAGGCGACGGAGGTGACGGTCGTGACTCTGTGA